In Hermetia illucens chromosome 1, iHerIll2.2.curated.20191125, whole genome shotgun sequence, one genomic interval encodes:
- the LOC119659435 gene encoding uncharacterized protein LOC119659435 has product MDITIFAWIFVIIFFLIYTAVQATRCCKAIHHHLASKRAGNSNTDNEVQISTVENESRQLGSTQSSRISSPLRSMGGGDPNDHSDRRFYFSRTHILPYNFDELKKDDGLPTYEEATATDRSNTSGTANSSLPPTPPPGQAPPAAAPSSVAINVEDHIAGTSI; this is encoded by the exons ATGGATATAACCATCTTCGCGTGGATTTTCGTCATAATTTTCTTCCTCATCTATACCGCG GTGCAagccacacgctgctgcaaagCCATTCACCATCATCTGGCATCTAAAAGAGCTGGGAATTCAAATACAGATAACG AAGTTCAGATTTCTACCGTGGAAAATGAAAGCAGACAACTAGGCTCAACACAGAGTTCGAGGATCAGTTCACCACTACGAAGTATGGGTGGAGGTGATCCAAACGACCATTCGGACAGGCGATTCTACTTCAGTCGAACTCACATTCTACCTTATAATTTCGATGAGCTAAAGAAAGATGATGGACTTCCTACGTACGAAGAAGCAACTGCAACTGACCGGAGTAATACCAGTGGCACAGCGAATAGTAGTCTACCGCCCACCCCACCGCCCGGCCAAGCACCACCTGCAGCAGCACCGTCGTCAGTTGCAATTAATGTAGAGGATCATATCGCGGGCACTTCTATTTGA